The following coding sequences are from one Oceanispirochaeta sp. M1 window:
- a CDS encoding carbohydrate ABC transporter permease, protein MNRSNTVLSGNSPSRIAFIVVNYILLALFTLVSILPLIHILSLSLSAVDAVDSGKVGLFPVDFSLTSYRFILNNTKFYSAFLVSVKRVLLGVPINLICIILIAYPLSKDKERFRRRKIYVWFFVFTMLFNGGMIPTYLIVKSTGLLDSIWALILPTAVNVFNLLILMNFFRELPKAIEESALIDGASHYTILLKIYLPLAKPALATLVLFTFVYHWNMWFDGLIYINSSAKVPLQTYLQSILTIPDIQNLTTEQMAIIGNMSRRATNSAQIVVSTVPILLVYPFLQKYYTKGLVLGSVKS, encoded by the coding sequence ATGAACAGAAGTAACACTGTACTATCGGGGAATTCGCCCTCTCGTATAGCCTTTATTGTGGTGAATTATATTTTACTGGCCCTGTTTACACTTGTGAGCATACTGCCCCTGATTCATATTCTATCCCTGTCCTTAAGTGCAGTGGATGCCGTTGACAGTGGAAAAGTTGGATTGTTTCCGGTCGATTTCTCACTGACATCCTATAGGTTCATATTGAATAATACAAAATTCTACTCAGCTTTTCTGGTCTCTGTAAAACGTGTTCTTCTAGGAGTTCCCATAAACCTGATATGCATTATTCTGATAGCCTATCCCCTGTCAAAAGATAAAGAACGATTCAGACGGCGGAAAATCTATGTGTGGTTTTTTGTGTTTACCATGCTTTTTAACGGAGGGATGATTCCCACCTATCTTATTGTTAAATCCACTGGTTTACTCGATTCTATCTGGGCTCTTATTTTACCGACGGCAGTGAATGTTTTTAATCTTCTTATACTAATGAACTTCTTCAGAGAACTGCCAAAGGCGATTGAAGAATCCGCTTTGATAGATGGTGCCAGTCATTATACAATACTATTAAAAATTTACCTGCCTCTGGCCAAACCAGCTCTGGCGACACTGGTTCTGTTTACTTTTGTTTATCACTGGAATATGTGGTTTGATGGGCTTATTTATATAAACAGCTCAGCAAAAGTTCCTTTACAGACCTATCTGCAGAGTATCCTGACTATTCCGGATATTCAGAATCTGACCACAGAGCAGATGGCAATTATCGGCAATATGAGCCGTCGGGCCACCAATTCGGCTCAGATCGTTGTTTCTACAGTTCCCATTCTTCTGGTTTATCCCTTCCTGCAGAAGTATTATACCAAAGGTCTTGTTCTGGGAAGTGTTAAGAGTTAA